The proteins below come from a single Acanthopagrus latus isolate v.2019 chromosome 4, fAcaLat1.1, whole genome shotgun sequence genomic window:
- the LOC119018695 gene encoding uncharacterized protein LOC119018695 isoform X1: MASTLVILLLPLLVSLASASHHYGATSTFTYKGKNPDGSHRIDVRSRETFTFCNHELNWYCYNGNCGSSTSYRRGTLDSSTNAPQYIGQWCETETVSTRRVTSDKPFNLKTSSCCWVQTRNGLNSWSQLTSVDLGTRSDTGKPNRSPDIAILPLLRVPQNCPRTYKLPSFDPDRDSVQCRYGNIRSVECSSCTSPSGFDLDQGSCTLNYLSAPADSRVYGFEMVVEDFPKRSISLTYDDGSRSYRAPLPVRAKRQATTTAAPTTSWWWWQTTTVPTTTSWWWQPTTTTAAPTTTTPTTTSWWWWQTTTVPTTTSWWWQPTTTTAAPTTTTPTTTSWWWWQTTTTTAAPTTTTTTPTTTSWWWWQTTTATPTTTTYTGANNPLSKLPLHFSFLVDPSAPSCQEGLYLPRLLPPTPANGVRIQAEINKELEIKVKAQASAATVIDIIISGPLNISKHRTTNGDFAIRWTPITDELGNYFSICFAVEAMAGSSIYQSEMRCVVVDVVDQIVKSYVSCSESAMTVEIEKSSFPRLSEDHLRLNDPTNTVCSLQRHSNSTHVVAVIPLNACGTQIEEDDDNLIFTNEITTIDRGTDVITRKHLLEVQVCCQYPKRGNVSQSFTVHRPNVTVWEKGYGKFTYGFEFYPDSTFRTMVDPNLYPLEYEIGSRVFMQIEATSSINNTELFVESCTAAPYDNPNSRPKYTIIENGCNVDSTIQRYTPDNQTQFKFSMEAFKFIGQNNQVYISCSVMMCEAGNPNTRCAQGCINSTQPGGHNIAKREVVTQTSRHLVSQGPLRLKRSAEGAESPVMNLNLNLNLVFIAGCLLAAVGMISAVVMYKTKMSKVKYQPLPTFES, encoded by the exons ATGGCCTCCACACTGgtgatcctgctgctgccgctcctGGTCTCGCTGGCCTCGGCATCACATCACTATGGTGCAACCTCGACCTTCACCTACAAGGGGAAAAACCCTGATGGCTCACACAGG ATTGACGTTCGCAGCAGGGAAACCTTTACCTTTTGCAATCACGAACTTAACTGGTATTGTTACAATGGCAACTGTGGCAGTAGCACCAGTTATCGGAGAGGCACACTCGACAGCAGCACCAATGCACCACAATATATTGGCCAATGGTGCGAAACTGAAACGGTCTCAACAAGAAGAGTCACGAGTGACAaaccttttaatttgaa GACATCCAGCTGCTGTTGGGTCCAAACCCGAAACGGTTTAAACAGTTGGTCTCAACTGACCTCTGTGGATTTGGGAACAAGATCTGACACTGGAAAACCAAACAGATCACCAGACATCGCCATTCTTCCTCTCCTACG CGTGCCCCAGAACTGTCCACGGACATACAAACTACCATCGTTTGATCCTGACCGTGACAGCGTTCAATGCAGATATGGAAACATCAGATCTGTGGAGTGCAGCTCGTGCACCTCACCTTCAGGCTTCGACTTAGATCAG GGCTCTTGCACATTAAACTACCTCTCCGCCCCTGCTGACAGCAGAGTTTATGGATTTGAGATGGTTGTGGAGGACTTCCCAAAAAGGAGCATCAGTCTGACCTACGATGATGGATCCCGGTCCTACAGGGCGCCACTACCTGTGAGGGCAAAGAGACAagcaacaaccacagctgcacccacaacctcatggtggtggtggcagacAACCACAGTTCCAACCACAACCTCATGGTGGTGGCAGCCAACCACAACTACAGCTGCACCCACAACCACAACTCCAACCACAACctcatggtggtggtggcagacAACCACAGTTCCAACCACAACCTCATGGTGGTGGCAGCCAACCACAACTACAGCTGCACCCACAACCACAACTCCAACCACAACctcatggtggtggtggcagacAACCACAACTACGGCTGCacccacaaccacaaccacaactcCAACCACAACctcatggtggtggtggcagacAACCACAGCTaccccaacaaccacaacataCACTGGCGCCAATAATCCTCTCAGTAAACTACCTTTGCATTTCTCTTTTCTGG TGGACCCATCTGCTCCATCATGTCAGGAGGGGCTCTACTTGCCAAGGTTGTTGCCCCCAACACCTGCAAATGGAGTACGCATCCAGGCAGAGATCAACAAAGAACTGGAGATAAAAGTCAAAGCACAAGCTTCGGCAGCAAC agTGATTGATATCATCATAAGTGGGCCCTTGAATATCAGCAAGCACAGGACCACAAACGGCGATTTTGCCATTAGGTGGACACCTATCACGGACGAACTGGGAAATTATTTCTCAATCTGCTTTGCTGTTGAAGCCATGGCAGG GTCGAGCATCTACCAGTCTGAGATGAGGTGTGTTGTGGTGGACGTCGTGGATCAAATAG TTAAATCCTATGTGAGCTGCAGTGAGTCCGCAATGACAGTAGAAATTGAGAAATCTTCATTCCCTCGACTCAGTGAGGATCATTTGCGACTCAATGACCCCACCAACACCGTCTGCAGCCTCCAGAGACACTCCAACAGCACTCATGTCGTCGCTGTCATCCCCCTCAACGCTTGTGGCACTCAGATCGAG GAAGATGATGACAACctcattttcacaaatgaaatCACCACCATTGACAGAGGGACGGATGTGATCACCAGGAAACACCTGCTGGAAGTGCAGGTCTGCTGTCAGTACCCAAAACGGGGAAATGTGTCACAGAGCTTCACCGTGCACAGGCCGAACGTAACGGTCTGGGAGAAAGGCTACGGCAAGTTTACCTACGGGTTCGAGTTCTATCCTGACAGCACATTCAGAACCATGGTGGATCCAAATTTGTACCCTCTGGAGTACGAGATAGGGAGCAGGGTTTTCATGCAGATCGAGGCCACCTCTTCAATCAACAACACCGAGCTGTTTGTGGAATCCTGCACCGCTGCACCATATGACAACCCAAACTCCAGGCCAAAATACACCATCATTGAAAATGG GTGTAACGTGGACTCGACAATTCAAAGATACACCCCTGACAACCAAACACAGTTCAAGTTCAGCATGGAGGCCTTCAAGTTCATCGGTCAGAATAACCAG GTGTACATCAGCTGTTCAGTCATGATGTGTGAAGCAGGGAACCCCAACACCAGGTGTGCACAGGGATGCATCAACTCCACCCAGCCAGGTGGTCACAACATCGCAAAGAGAGAGGTTGTCACCCAGACTTCAAGGCACCTGGTTTCCCAGGGTCCCCTCCGCTTAAAGAGATCAGCAGAAGGTGCTGAAAGTCCAG TgatgaacctgaacctgaacctgaacctggtCTTCATCGCTGGATGTCTTCTTGCAGCTGTCGGCATGATCAGTGCTGTGGTCATGtacaaaaccaaaatgtcaaaggtcAAATACCAACCTCTGCCCACATTCGAGAGTTAA
- the LOC119018695 gene encoding uncharacterized protein LOC119018695 isoform X2, with the protein MASTLVILLLPLLVSLASASHHYGATSTFTYKGKNPDGSHRIDVRSRETFTFCNHELNWYCYNGNCGSSTSYRRGTLDSSTNAPQYIGQWCETETVSTRRVTSDKPFNLKTSSCCWVQTRNGLNSWSQLTSVDLGTRSDTGKPNRSPDIAILPLLRVPQNCPRTYKLPSFDPDRDSVQCRYGNIRSVECSSCTSPSGFDLDQGSCTLNYLSAPADSRVYGFEMVVEDFPKRSISLTYDDGSRSYRAPLPVRAKRQATTTAAPTTSWWWWQTTTVPTTTSWWWQPTTTTAAPTTTTPTTTSWWWWQTTTVPTTTSWWWQPTTTTAAPTTTTPTTTSWWWWQTTTATPTTTTYTGANNPLSKLPLHFSFLVDPSAPSCQEGLYLPRLLPPTPANGVRIQAEINKELEIKVKAQASAATVIDIIISGPLNISKHRTTNGDFAIRWTPITDELGNYFSICFAVEAMAGSSIYQSEMRCVVVDVVDQIVKSYVSCSESAMTVEIEKSSFPRLSEDHLRLNDPTNTVCSLQRHSNSTHVVAVIPLNACGTQIEEDDDNLIFTNEITTIDRGTDVITRKHLLEVQVCCQYPKRGNVSQSFTVHRPNVTVWEKGYGKFTYGFEFYPDSTFRTMVDPNLYPLEYEIGSRVFMQIEATSSINNTELFVESCTAAPYDNPNSRPKYTIIENGCNVDSTIQRYTPDNQTQFKFSMEAFKFIGQNNQVYISCSVMMCEAGNPNTRCAQGCINSTQPGGHNIAKREVVTQTSRHLVSQGPLRLKRSAEGAESPVMNLNLNLNLVFIAGCLLAAVGMISAVVMYKTKMSKVKYQPLPTFES; encoded by the exons ATGGCCTCCACACTGgtgatcctgctgctgccgctcctGGTCTCGCTGGCCTCGGCATCACATCACTATGGTGCAACCTCGACCTTCACCTACAAGGGGAAAAACCCTGATGGCTCACACAGG ATTGACGTTCGCAGCAGGGAAACCTTTACCTTTTGCAATCACGAACTTAACTGGTATTGTTACAATGGCAACTGTGGCAGTAGCACCAGTTATCGGAGAGGCACACTCGACAGCAGCACCAATGCACCACAATATATTGGCCAATGGTGCGAAACTGAAACGGTCTCAACAAGAAGAGTCACGAGTGACAaaccttttaatttgaa GACATCCAGCTGCTGTTGGGTCCAAACCCGAAACGGTTTAAACAGTTGGTCTCAACTGACCTCTGTGGATTTGGGAACAAGATCTGACACTGGAAAACCAAACAGATCACCAGACATCGCCATTCTTCCTCTCCTACG CGTGCCCCAGAACTGTCCACGGACATACAAACTACCATCGTTTGATCCTGACCGTGACAGCGTTCAATGCAGATATGGAAACATCAGATCTGTGGAGTGCAGCTCGTGCACCTCACCTTCAGGCTTCGACTTAGATCAG GGCTCTTGCACATTAAACTACCTCTCCGCCCCTGCTGACAGCAGAGTTTATGGATTTGAGATGGTTGTGGAGGACTTCCCAAAAAGGAGCATCAGTCTGACCTACGATGATGGATCCCGGTCCTACAGGGCGCCACTACCTGTGAGGGCAAAGAGACAagcaacaaccacagctgcacccacaacctcatggtggtggtggcagacAACCACAGTTCCAACCACAACCTCATGGTGGTGGCAGCCAACCACAACTACAGCTGCACCCACAACCACAACTCCAACCACAACctcatggtggtggtggcagacAACCACAGTTCCAACCACAACCTCATGGTGGTGGCAGCCAACCACAACTACAGCTGCACCCACAACCACAACTCCAACCACAACctcatggtggtggtggcagacAAC CACAGCTaccccaacaaccacaacataCACTGGCGCCAATAATCCTCTCAGTAAACTACCTTTGCATTTCTCTTTTCTGG TGGACCCATCTGCTCCATCATGTCAGGAGGGGCTCTACTTGCCAAGGTTGTTGCCCCCAACACCTGCAAATGGAGTACGCATCCAGGCAGAGATCAACAAAGAACTGGAGATAAAAGTCAAAGCACAAGCTTCGGCAGCAAC agTGATTGATATCATCATAAGTGGGCCCTTGAATATCAGCAAGCACAGGACCACAAACGGCGATTTTGCCATTAGGTGGACACCTATCACGGACGAACTGGGAAATTATTTCTCAATCTGCTTTGCTGTTGAAGCCATGGCAGG GTCGAGCATCTACCAGTCTGAGATGAGGTGTGTTGTGGTGGACGTCGTGGATCAAATAG TTAAATCCTATGTGAGCTGCAGTGAGTCCGCAATGACAGTAGAAATTGAGAAATCTTCATTCCCTCGACTCAGTGAGGATCATTTGCGACTCAATGACCCCACCAACACCGTCTGCAGCCTCCAGAGACACTCCAACAGCACTCATGTCGTCGCTGTCATCCCCCTCAACGCTTGTGGCACTCAGATCGAG GAAGATGATGACAACctcattttcacaaatgaaatCACCACCATTGACAGAGGGACGGATGTGATCACCAGGAAACACCTGCTGGAAGTGCAGGTCTGCTGTCAGTACCCAAAACGGGGAAATGTGTCACAGAGCTTCACCGTGCACAGGCCGAACGTAACGGTCTGGGAGAAAGGCTACGGCAAGTTTACCTACGGGTTCGAGTTCTATCCTGACAGCACATTCAGAACCATGGTGGATCCAAATTTGTACCCTCTGGAGTACGAGATAGGGAGCAGGGTTTTCATGCAGATCGAGGCCACCTCTTCAATCAACAACACCGAGCTGTTTGTGGAATCCTGCACCGCTGCACCATATGACAACCCAAACTCCAGGCCAAAATACACCATCATTGAAAATGG GTGTAACGTGGACTCGACAATTCAAAGATACACCCCTGACAACCAAACACAGTTCAAGTTCAGCATGGAGGCCTTCAAGTTCATCGGTCAGAATAACCAG GTGTACATCAGCTGTTCAGTCATGATGTGTGAAGCAGGGAACCCCAACACCAGGTGTGCACAGGGATGCATCAACTCCACCCAGCCAGGTGGTCACAACATCGCAAAGAGAGAGGTTGTCACCCAGACTTCAAGGCACCTGGTTTCCCAGGGTCCCCTCCGCTTAAAGAGATCAGCAGAAGGTGCTGAAAGTCCAG TgatgaacctgaacctgaacctgaacctggtCTTCATCGCTGGATGTCTTCTTGCAGCTGTCGGCATGATCAGTGCTGTGGTCATGtacaaaaccaaaatgtcaaaggtcAAATACCAACCTCTGCCCACATTCGAGAGTTAA
- the LOC119017593 gene encoding uncharacterized protein LOC119017593 isoform X2: protein MASTLVILLLPLLVSLASASHHYGATSTFTYKGKNPDGSHRIDVRSRETFTFCNHELNWYCYNGNCGSSTSYRRGTLDSSTNAPQYIGQWCETETVSTRRVTSDKPFNLKTSSCCWVQTRNGLNSWSQLTSVDLGTRSDTGKPNRSPDIAILPLLRVPQNCPRTYKLPSFDPDRDNVQCRYGNIRSVECSACTSPSGFDLDQGSCTLNYLSAPADSRVYGFEMVVEDFPKRSISLTYDDGSRSYRAPLPVRAKRQATTTAAPTTSWWWWQTTTVPTTTSWWWQPTTTTAAPTTTTPTTTSWWWWQTTTATPTTTTYTGANNPLSKLPLHFSFLVDPSAPSCQEGLYLPRLLPPTPANGVRIQAEINKELEIKVKAQASAATVIDIIISGPLNISKHRTTNGDFAIRWTPITDELGNYFSICFAVEAMAGSSIYQSEMRCVVVDVVDQIVKSYVSCSESAMTVEIEKSSFPRLSEDHLRLNDPTNTVCSLQRHSNSTHVVAVIPLNACGTQIEEDDDNLIFTNEITTIDRGTDVITRKHLLEVQVCCQYPKRGNVSQSFTVHRPNVTVWEKGYGKFTYGFEFYPDSTFRTMVDPNLYPLEYEIGSRVFMQIEATSSINNTELFVESCTAAPYDNPNSRPKYTIIENGCNVDSTIQRYTPDNQTQFKFSMEAFKFIGQNNQVYISCSVMMCEAGNPNTRCAQGCINSTQPGGHNIAKREVVTQTSRHLVSQGPLRLKRSAEGAESPVMNLNLNLNLVFIAGCLLAAVGMISAVVMYKTKMSKVKYQPLPTFES from the exons ATGGCCTCCACACTGgtgatcctgctgctgccgctcctGGTCTCGCTGGCCTCGGCATCACATCACTATGGTGCAACCTCGACCTTCACCTACAAGGGGAAAAACCCTGATGGCTCACACAGG ATTGACGTTCGCAGCAGGGAAACCTTTACCTTTTGCAATCACGAACTTAACTGGTATTGTTACAATGGCAACTGTGGCAGTAGCACCAGTTATCGGAGAGGCACACTCGACAGCAGCACCAATGCACCACAATATATTGGCCAATGGTGCGAAACTGAAACGGTCTCAACAAGAAGAGTCACGAGTGACAaaccttttaatttgaa GACATCCAGCTGCTGTTGGGTCCAAACCCGAAACGGTTTAAACAGTTGGTCTCAACTGACCTCTGTGGATTTGGGAACAAGATCTGACACTGGAAAACCAAACAGATCACCAGACATCGCCATTCTTCCTCTCCTACG CGTGCCCCAGAACTGTCCACGGACATACAAACTACCATCGTTTGATCCTGACCGTGACAACGTTCAATGCAGATATGGAAACATCAGATCTGTGGAGTGCAGCGCGTGCACCTCACCTTCAGGCTTCGACTTAGATCAG GGCTCTTGCACATTAAACTACCTCTCCGCCCCTGCTGACAGCAGAGTTTATGGATTTGAGATGGTTGTGGAGGACTTCCCAAAAAGGAGCATCAGTCTGACCTACGATGATGGATCCCGGTCCTACAGGGCGCCACTACCTGTGAGGGCAAAGAGACAagcaacaaccacagctgcacccacaacctcatggtggtggtggcagacAACCACAGTTCCAACCACAACCTCATGGTGGTGGCAGCCAACCACAACTACAGCTGCACCCACAACCACAACTCCAACCACAACctcatggtggtggtggcagacAAC CACAGCTaccccaacaaccacaacataCACTGGCGCCAATAATCCTCTCAGTAAACTACCTTTGCATTTCTCTTTTCTGG TGGACCCATCTGCTCCATCATGTCAGGAGGGGCTCTACTTGCCAAGGTTGTTGCCCCCAACACCTGCAAATGGAGTACGCATCCAGGCAGAGATCAACAAAGAACTGGAGATAAAAGTCAAAGCACAAGCTTCGGCAGCAAC agTGATTGATATCATCATAAGTGGGCCCTTGAATATCAGCAAGCACAGGACCACAAACGGCGATTTTGCCATTAGGTGGACACCTATCACGGACGAACTGGGAAATTATTTCTCAATCTGCTTTGCTGTTGAAGCCATGGCAGG GTCGAGCATCTACCAGTCTGAGATGAGGTGTGTTGTGGTGGACGTCGTGGATCAAATAG TTAAATCCTATGTGAGCTGCAGTGAGTCCGCAATGACAGTAGAGATTGAGAAATCTTCATTCCCTCGACTCAGTGAGGATCATTTGCGACTCAATGACCCCACCAACACCGTCTGCAGCCTCCAGAGACACTCCAACAGCACTCATGTCGTCGCTGTCATCCCCCTCAACGCTTGTGGCACTCAGATCGAG GAAGATGATGACAACctcattttcacaaatgaaatCACCACCATTGACAGAGGGACGGATGTGATCACCAGGAAACACCTGCTGGAAGTGCAGGTTTGCTGTCAGTACCCAAAACGGGGAAATGTGTCACAGAGCTTCACCGTGCACAGGCCGAACGTAACGGTCTGGGAGAAAGGCTACGGCAAGTTTACCTACGGGTTCGAGTTCTATCCTGACAGCACATTCAGAACCATGGTGGATCCAAATTTGTACCCTCTGGAGTACGAGATAGGGAGCAGGGTTTTCATGCAGATCGAGGCCACCTCTTCAATCAACAACACCGAGCTGTTTGTGGAATCCTGCACCGCTGCACCATATGACAACCCAAACTCCAGGCCAAAATACACCATCATTGAAAATGG GTGTAACGTGGACTCGACAATTCAAAGATACACCCCTGACAACCAAACACAGTTCAAGTTCAGCATGGAGGCCTTCAAGTTCATCGGTCAGAATAACCAG GTGTACATCAGCTGTTCAGTCATGATGTGTGAAGCAGGGAACCCCAACACCAGGTGTGCACAGGGATGCATCAACTCCACCCAGCCAGGTGGTCACAACATCGCAAAGAGAGAGGTTGTCACCCAGACTTCAAGGCACCTGGTTTCCCAGGGTCCCCTCCGCTTAAAGAGATCAGCAGAAGGTGCTGAAAGTCCAG TgatgaacctgaacctgaacctgaacctggtCTTCATCGCTGGATGTCTTCTTGCAGCTGTCGGCATGATCAGTGCTGTGGTCATGtacaaaaccaaaatgtcaaaggtcAAATACCAACCTCTGCCCACATTCGAGAGTTAA
- the LOC119017593 gene encoding uncharacterized protein LOC119017593 isoform X1, translating to MASTLVILLLPLLVSLASASHHYGATSTFTYKGKNPDGSHRIDVRSRETFTFCNHELNWYCYNGNCGSSTSYRRGTLDSSTNAPQYIGQWCETETVSTRRVTSDKPFNLKTSSCCWVQTRNGLNSWSQLTSVDLGTRSDTGKPNRSPDIAILPLLRVPQNCPRTYKLPSFDPDRDNVQCRYGNIRSVECSACTSPSGFDLDQGSCTLNYLSAPADSRVYGFEMVVEDFPKRSISLTYDDGSRSYRAPLPVRAKRQATTTAAPTTSWWWWQTTTVPTTTSWWWQPTTTTAAPTTTTPTTTSWWWWQTTTTTAAPTTTTTTPTTTSWWWWQTTTATPTTTTYTGANNPLSKLPLHFSFLVDPSAPSCQEGLYLPRLLPPTPANGVRIQAEINKELEIKVKAQASAATVIDIIISGPLNISKHRTTNGDFAIRWTPITDELGNYFSICFAVEAMAGSSIYQSEMRCVVVDVVDQIVKSYVSCSESAMTVEIEKSSFPRLSEDHLRLNDPTNTVCSLQRHSNSTHVVAVIPLNACGTQIEEDDDNLIFTNEITTIDRGTDVITRKHLLEVQVCCQYPKRGNVSQSFTVHRPNVTVWEKGYGKFTYGFEFYPDSTFRTMVDPNLYPLEYEIGSRVFMQIEATSSINNTELFVESCTAAPYDNPNSRPKYTIIENGCNVDSTIQRYTPDNQTQFKFSMEAFKFIGQNNQVYISCSVMMCEAGNPNTRCAQGCINSTQPGGHNIAKREVVTQTSRHLVSQGPLRLKRSAEGAESPVMNLNLNLNLVFIAGCLLAAVGMISAVVMYKTKMSKVKYQPLPTFES from the exons ATGGCCTCCACACTGgtgatcctgctgctgccgctcctGGTCTCGCTGGCCTCGGCATCACATCACTATGGTGCAACCTCGACCTTCACCTACAAGGGGAAAAACCCTGATGGCTCACACAGG ATTGACGTTCGCAGCAGGGAAACCTTTACCTTTTGCAATCACGAACTTAACTGGTATTGTTACAATGGCAACTGTGGCAGTAGCACCAGTTATCGGAGAGGCACACTCGACAGCAGCACCAATGCACCACAATATATTGGCCAATGGTGCGAAACTGAAACGGTCTCAACAAGAAGAGTCACGAGTGACAaaccttttaatttgaa GACATCCAGCTGCTGTTGGGTCCAAACCCGAAACGGTTTAAACAGTTGGTCTCAACTGACCTCTGTGGATTTGGGAACAAGATCTGACACTGGAAAACCAAACAGATCACCAGACATCGCCATTCTTCCTCTCCTACG CGTGCCCCAGAACTGTCCACGGACATACAAACTACCATCGTTTGATCCTGACCGTGACAACGTTCAATGCAGATATGGAAACATCAGATCTGTGGAGTGCAGCGCGTGCACCTCACCTTCAGGCTTCGACTTAGATCAG GGCTCTTGCACATTAAACTACCTCTCCGCCCCTGCTGACAGCAGAGTTTATGGATTTGAGATGGTTGTGGAGGACTTCCCAAAAAGGAGCATCAGTCTGACCTACGATGATGGATCCCGGTCCTACAGGGCGCCACTACCTGTGAGGGCAAAGAGACAagcaacaaccacagctgcacccacaacctcatggtggtggtggcagacAACCACAGTTCCAACCACAACCTCATGGTGGTGGCAGCCAACCACAACTACAGCTGCACCCACAACCACAACTCCAACCACAACctcatggtggtggtggcagacAACCACAACTACGGCTGCacccacaaccacaaccacaactcCAACCACAACctcatggtggtggtggcagacAACCACAGCTaccccaacaaccacaacataCACTGGCGCCAATAATCCTCTCAGTAAACTACCTTTGCATTTCTCTTTTCTGG TGGACCCATCTGCTCCATCATGTCAGGAGGGGCTCTACTTGCCAAGGTTGTTGCCCCCAACACCTGCAAATGGAGTACGCATCCAGGCAGAGATCAACAAAGAACTGGAGATAAAAGTCAAAGCACAAGCTTCGGCAGCAAC agTGATTGATATCATCATAAGTGGGCCCTTGAATATCAGCAAGCACAGGACCACAAACGGCGATTTTGCCATTAGGTGGACACCTATCACGGACGAACTGGGAAATTATTTCTCAATCTGCTTTGCTGTTGAAGCCATGGCAGG GTCGAGCATCTACCAGTCTGAGATGAGGTGTGTTGTGGTGGACGTCGTGGATCAAATAG TTAAATCCTATGTGAGCTGCAGTGAGTCCGCAATGACAGTAGAGATTGAGAAATCTTCATTCCCTCGACTCAGTGAGGATCATTTGCGACTCAATGACCCCACCAACACCGTCTGCAGCCTCCAGAGACACTCCAACAGCACTCATGTCGTCGCTGTCATCCCCCTCAACGCTTGTGGCACTCAGATCGAG GAAGATGATGACAACctcattttcacaaatgaaatCACCACCATTGACAGAGGGACGGATGTGATCACCAGGAAACACCTGCTGGAAGTGCAGGTTTGCTGTCAGTACCCAAAACGGGGAAATGTGTCACAGAGCTTCACCGTGCACAGGCCGAACGTAACGGTCTGGGAGAAAGGCTACGGCAAGTTTACCTACGGGTTCGAGTTCTATCCTGACAGCACATTCAGAACCATGGTGGATCCAAATTTGTACCCTCTGGAGTACGAGATAGGGAGCAGGGTTTTCATGCAGATCGAGGCCACCTCTTCAATCAACAACACCGAGCTGTTTGTGGAATCCTGCACCGCTGCACCATATGACAACCCAAACTCCAGGCCAAAATACACCATCATTGAAAATGG GTGTAACGTGGACTCGACAATTCAAAGATACACCCCTGACAACCAAACACAGTTCAAGTTCAGCATGGAGGCCTTCAAGTTCATCGGTCAGAATAACCAG GTGTACATCAGCTGTTCAGTCATGATGTGTGAAGCAGGGAACCCCAACACCAGGTGTGCACAGGGATGCATCAACTCCACCCAGCCAGGTGGTCACAACATCGCAAAGAGAGAGGTTGTCACCCAGACTTCAAGGCACCTGGTTTCCCAGGGTCCCCTCCGCTTAAAGAGATCAGCAGAAGGTGCTGAAAGTCCAG TgatgaacctgaacctgaacctgaacctggtCTTCATCGCTGGATGTCTTCTTGCAGCTGTCGGCATGATCAGTGCTGTGGTCATGtacaaaaccaaaatgtcaaaggtcAAATACCAACCTCTGCCCACATTCGAGAGTTAA